The following proteins are co-located in the Rattus norvegicus strain BN/NHsdMcwi chromosome X, GRCr8, whole genome shotgun sequence genome:
- the Ikbkg gene encoding NF-kappa-B essential modulator isoform X5, which produces MSRHLWKNQLSEMVQPSGGPAEDQDMLGEESSLGKPAMLHLPSEQGTPETLQRCLEENQELRDAIRQSNQMLRERCEELLHFQVSQREEKEFLMCKFQEARKLVERLSLEKLDLRRQREQALEDLEHLKKCQQVQMAEDKASVKAQVTSLLGELQESQSRLEAATKERQTLEGRIRAVSEQVRQLESEREVLQQQHSVQVDQLRMQNQSVEAALRMERQAASEEKRKLAQLQAAYHQLFQDYDSHIKSSKGMQLEDLRQQLQQAEEALVAKQELIDKLKEEAEQHKIVMETVPVLKAQADIYKADFQAERHAREKLVERKELLQEQLEQLQREFNKLKVGCHESARIEDMRKRHVETSQPPLLPAPAHHSFHLALSNQRRSPPEEPPDFCCPKCQYQAPDMDTLQIHVMECIE; this is translated from the exons ATGAGCAGGCACCTCTGGAAGAATCAGTTGAGTGAGATGGTGCAACCCAGTGGTGGCCCAGCAGAGGACCAGGACATGCTGGGTGAAGAATCTTCTCTGGGGAAGCCAGCAATGCTACATCTTCCTTCAGAGCAGGGTACTCCTGAGACCCTCCAGCGCTGTCTGGAAGAGAATCAAGAACTCCGAG ATGCTATCCGGCAGAGCAATCAGATGCTGAGGGAACGCTGTGAGGAGCTGCTGCATTTCCAGGTCAGCCAGCGGGAGGAGAAGGAGTTCCTCATGTGCAAATTCCAGGAAGCCAGGAAGCTGGTGGAGAGACTGAGCTTGGAGAAGCTTGACCTGCGGAGGCAGAGAGAACAGGCCTTAGAGGATTTGGAGCATCTGAAGAAATGCCAACAGGTA CAGATGGCTGAGGACAAGGCCTCTGTGAAAGCTCAGGTGACATCATTGCTGGGGGAACTCCAGGAGAGCCAGAGTCGTTTGGAGGCTGCTACCAAGGAACGACAAACTTTAGAGGGAAG GATTCGAGCAGTTAGTGAGCAGGTCAGACAGCTGGAGAGTGAGCGGGAGGtgctgcagcagcagcacagtGTCCAGGTGGACCAACTGCGCATGCAGAACCAGAGTGTGGAGGCTGCCTTGCGAATGGAGCGACAGGCTGCTTCAGAGGAGAA GCGGAAGCTGGCTCAGTTGCAGGCAGCCTATCACCAACTCTTCCAAGACTATGACAGCCACATTAAGAGCAGCAAG GGCATGCAGCTGGAAGATCTGAGGCAGCAGCTCCAGCAAGCTGAGGAGGCCCTGGTAGCCAAACAGGAATTGATTGATAAGCTGAAAGAGGAAGCTGAGCAGCACAAGATTGTCATGGAGACCGTTCCAGTCTTGAAAGCCCAG GCGGACATCTACAAGGCTGACTTCCAAGCTGAGAGGCATGCCCGGGAGAAACTGGTGGAGAGGAAGGAGCTTTTGCAGGAGCAGTTGGAGCAGCTGCAGCGCGAGTTCAACAAGTTGAAAGTTGGCTGCCATGAGTCAGCCAG GATTGAGGATATGAGGAAGCGGCATGTAGAGACTTCCCAGCCCCCTTTACTCCCTGCTCCAG CTCACCACTCCTTTCATTTGGCCTTGTCCAACCAGCGGAGGAGCCCTCCTGAGGAACCACCTGACTTCTGTTGTCCCAAGTGCCAGTATCAGGCTCCTGATATGGACACTCTACAGATACATGTCATGGAGTGCATAGAGTAG
- the Ikbkg gene encoding NF-kappa-B essential modulator, protein MSRHLWKNQLSEMVQPSGGPAEDQDMLGEESSLGKPAMLHLPSEQGTPETLQRCLEENQELRDAIRQSNQMLRERCEELLHFQVSQREEKEFLMCKFQEARKLVERLSLEKLDLRRQREQALEDLEHLKKCQQQMAEDKASVKAQVTSLLGELQESQSRLEAATKERQTLEGRIRAVSEQVRQLESEREVLQQQHSVQVDQLRMQNQSVEAALRMERQAASEEKRKLAQLQAAYHQLFQDYDSHIKSSKGMQLEDLRQQLQQAEEALVAKQELIDKLKEEAEQHKIVMETVPVLKAQADIYKADFQAERHAREKLVERKELLQEQLEQLQREFNKLKVGCHESARIEDMRKRHVETSQPPLLPAPAHHSFHLALSNQRRSPPEEPPDFCCPKCQYQAPDMDTLQIHVMECIE, encoded by the exons ATGAGCAGGCACCTCTGGAAGAATCAGTTGAGTGAGATGGTGCAACCCAGTGGTGGCCCAGCAGAGGACCAGGACATGCTGGGTGAAGAATCTTCTCTGGGGAAGCCAGCAATGCTACATCTTCCTTCAGAGCAGGGTACTCCTGAGACCCTCCAGCGCTGTCTGGAAGAGAATCAAGAACTCCGAG ATGCTATCCGGCAGAGCAATCAGATGCTGAGGGAACGCTGTGAGGAGCTGCTGCATTTCCAGGTCAGCCAGCGGGAGGAGAAGGAGTTCCTCATGTGCAAATTCCAGGAAGCCAGGAAGCTGGTGGAGAGACTGAGCTTGGAGAAGCTTGACCTGCGGAGGCAGAGAGAACAGGCCTTAGAGGATTTGGAGCATCTGAAGAAATGCCAACAG CAGATGGCTGAGGACAAGGCCTCTGTGAAAGCTCAGGTGACATCATTGCTGGGGGAACTCCAGGAGAGCCAGAGTCGTTTGGAGGCTGCTACCAAGGAACGACAAACTTTAGAGGGAAG GATTCGAGCAGTTAGTGAGCAGGTCAGACAGCTGGAGAGTGAGCGGGAGGtgctgcagcagcagcacagtGTCCAGGTGGACCAACTGCGCATGCAGAACCAGAGTGTGGAGGCTGCCTTGCGAATGGAGCGACAGGCTGCTTCAGAGGAGAA GCGGAAGCTGGCTCAGTTGCAGGCAGCCTATCACCAACTCTTCCAAGACTATGACAGCCACATTAAGAGCAGCAAG GGCATGCAGCTGGAAGATCTGAGGCAGCAGCTCCAGCAAGCTGAGGAGGCCCTGGTAGCCAAACAGGAATTGATTGATAAGCTGAAAGAGGAAGCTGAGCAGCACAAGATTGTCATGGAGACCGTTCCAGTCTTGAAAGCCCAG GCGGACATCTACAAGGCTGACTTCCAAGCTGAGAGGCATGCCCGGGAGAAACTGGTGGAGAGGAAGGAGCTTTTGCAGGAGCAGTTGGAGCAGCTGCAGCGCGAGTTCAACAAGTTGAAAGTTGGCTGCCATGAGTCAGCCAG GATTGAGGATATGAGGAAGCGGCATGTAGAGACTTCCCAGCCCCCTTTACTCCCTGCTCCAG CTCACCACTCCTTTCATTTGGCCTTGTCCAACCAGCGGAGGAGCCCTCCTGAGGAACCACCTGACTTCTGTTGTCCCAAGTGCCAGTATCAGGCTCCTGATATGGACACTCTACAGATACATGTCATGGAGTGCATAGAGTAG
- the Ikbkg gene encoding NF-kappa-B essential modulator isoform X3: MYIGYCCDDQDTQTLSCWMSRHLWKNQLSEMVQPSGGPAEDQDMLGEESSLGKPAMLHLPSEQGTPETLQRCLEENQELRDAIRQSNQMLRERCEELLHFQVSQREEKEFLMCKFQEARKLVERLSLEKLDLRRQREQALEDLEHLKKCQQVMAEDKASVKAQVTSLLGELQESQSRLEAATKERQTLEGRIRAVSEQVRQLESEREVLQQQHSVQVDQLRMQNQSVEAALRMERQAASEEKRKLAQLQAAYHQLFQDYDSHIKSSKGMQLEDLRQQLQQAEEALVAKQELIDKLKEEAEQHKIVMETVPVLKAQADIYKADFQAERHAREKLVERKELLQEQLEQLQREFNKLKVGCHESARIEDMRKRHVETSQPPLLPAPAHHSFHLALSNQRRSPPEEPPDFCCPKCQYQAPDMDTLQIHVMECIE; the protein is encoded by the exons ACACTGTCTTGTTGGATGAGCAGGCACCTCTGGAAGAATCAGTTGAGTGAGATGGTGCAACCCAGTGGTGGCCCAGCAGAGGACCAGGACATGCTGGGTGAAGAATCTTCTCTGGGGAAGCCAGCAATGCTACATCTTCCTTCAGAGCAGGGTACTCCTGAGACCCTCCAGCGCTGTCTGGAAGAGAATCAAGAACTCCGAG ATGCTATCCGGCAGAGCAATCAGATGCTGAGGGAACGCTGTGAGGAGCTGCTGCATTTCCAGGTCAGCCAGCGGGAGGAGAAGGAGTTCCTCATGTGCAAATTCCAGGAAGCCAGGAAGCTGGTGGAGAGACTGAGCTTGGAGAAGCTTGACCTGCGGAGGCAGAGAGAACAGGCCTTAGAGGATTTGGAGCATCTGAAGAAATGCCAACAGGTA ATGGCTGAGGACAAGGCCTCTGTGAAAGCTCAGGTGACATCATTGCTGGGGGAACTCCAGGAGAGCCAGAGTCGTTTGGAGGCTGCTACCAAGGAACGACAAACTTTAGAGGGAAG GATTCGAGCAGTTAGTGAGCAGGTCAGACAGCTGGAGAGTGAGCGGGAGGtgctgcagcagcagcacagtGTCCAGGTGGACCAACTGCGCATGCAGAACCAGAGTGTGGAGGCTGCCTTGCGAATGGAGCGACAGGCTGCTTCAGAGGAGAA GCGGAAGCTGGCTCAGTTGCAGGCAGCCTATCACCAACTCTTCCAAGACTATGACAGCCACATTAAGAGCAGCAAG GGCATGCAGCTGGAAGATCTGAGGCAGCAGCTCCAGCAAGCTGAGGAGGCCCTGGTAGCCAAACAGGAATTGATTGATAAGCTGAAAGAGGAAGCTGAGCAGCACAAGATTGTCATGGAGACCGTTCCAGTCTTGAAAGCCCAG GCGGACATCTACAAGGCTGACTTCCAAGCTGAGAGGCATGCCCGGGAGAAACTGGTGGAGAGGAAGGAGCTTTTGCAGGAGCAGTTGGAGCAGCTGCAGCGCGAGTTCAACAAGTTGAAAGTTGGCTGCCATGAGTCAGCCAG GATTGAGGATATGAGGAAGCGGCATGTAGAGACTTCCCAGCCCCCTTTACTCCCTGCTCCAG CTCACCACTCCTTTCATTTGGCCTTGTCCAACCAGCGGAGGAGCCCTCCTGAGGAACCACCTGACTTCTGTTGTCCCAAGTGCCAGTATCAGGCTCCTGATATGGACACTCTACAGATACATGTCATGGAGTGCATAGAGTAG
- the Ikbkg gene encoding NF-kappa-B essential modulator isoform X1, protein MYIGYCCDDQDTQTLSCWMSRHLWKNQLSEMVQPSGGPAEDQDMLGEESSLGKPAMLHLPSEQGTPETLQRCLEENQELRDAIRQSNQMLRERCEELLHFQVSQREEKEFLMCKFQEARKLVERLSLEKLDLRRQREQALEDLEHLKKCQQVQMAEDKASVKAQVTSLLGELQESQSRLEAATKERQTLEGRIRAVSEQVRQLESEREVLQQQHSVQVDQLRMQNQSVEAALRMERQAASEEKRKLAQLQAAYHQLFQDYDSHIKSSKGMQLEDLRQQLQQAEEALVAKQELIDKLKEEAEQHKIVMETVPVLKAQADIYKADFQAERHAREKLVERKELLQEQLEQLQREFNKLKVGCHESARIEDMRKRHVETSQPPLLPAPAHHSFHLALSNQRRSPPEEPPDFCCPKCQYQAPDMDTLQIHVMECIE, encoded by the exons ACACTGTCTTGTTGGATGAGCAGGCACCTCTGGAAGAATCAGTTGAGTGAGATGGTGCAACCCAGTGGTGGCCCAGCAGAGGACCAGGACATGCTGGGTGAAGAATCTTCTCTGGGGAAGCCAGCAATGCTACATCTTCCTTCAGAGCAGGGTACTCCTGAGACCCTCCAGCGCTGTCTGGAAGAGAATCAAGAACTCCGAG ATGCTATCCGGCAGAGCAATCAGATGCTGAGGGAACGCTGTGAGGAGCTGCTGCATTTCCAGGTCAGCCAGCGGGAGGAGAAGGAGTTCCTCATGTGCAAATTCCAGGAAGCCAGGAAGCTGGTGGAGAGACTGAGCTTGGAGAAGCTTGACCTGCGGAGGCAGAGAGAACAGGCCTTAGAGGATTTGGAGCATCTGAAGAAATGCCAACAGGTA CAGATGGCTGAGGACAAGGCCTCTGTGAAAGCTCAGGTGACATCATTGCTGGGGGAACTCCAGGAGAGCCAGAGTCGTTTGGAGGCTGCTACCAAGGAACGACAAACTTTAGAGGGAAG GATTCGAGCAGTTAGTGAGCAGGTCAGACAGCTGGAGAGTGAGCGGGAGGtgctgcagcagcagcacagtGTCCAGGTGGACCAACTGCGCATGCAGAACCAGAGTGTGGAGGCTGCCTTGCGAATGGAGCGACAGGCTGCTTCAGAGGAGAA GCGGAAGCTGGCTCAGTTGCAGGCAGCCTATCACCAACTCTTCCAAGACTATGACAGCCACATTAAGAGCAGCAAG GGCATGCAGCTGGAAGATCTGAGGCAGCAGCTCCAGCAAGCTGAGGAGGCCCTGGTAGCCAAACAGGAATTGATTGATAAGCTGAAAGAGGAAGCTGAGCAGCACAAGATTGTCATGGAGACCGTTCCAGTCTTGAAAGCCCAG GCGGACATCTACAAGGCTGACTTCCAAGCTGAGAGGCATGCCCGGGAGAAACTGGTGGAGAGGAAGGAGCTTTTGCAGGAGCAGTTGGAGCAGCTGCAGCGCGAGTTCAACAAGTTGAAAGTTGGCTGCCATGAGTCAGCCAG GATTGAGGATATGAGGAAGCGGCATGTAGAGACTTCCCAGCCCCCTTTACTCCCTGCTCCAG CTCACCACTCCTTTCATTTGGCCTTGTCCAACCAGCGGAGGAGCCCTCCTGAGGAACCACCTGACTTCTGTTGTCCCAAGTGCCAGTATCAGGCTCCTGATATGGACACTCTACAGATACATGTCATGGAGTGCATAGAGTAG
- the Ikbkg gene encoding NF-kappa-B essential modulator isoform X2, with amino-acid sequence MYIGYCCDDQDTQTLSCWMSRHLWKNQLSEMVQPSGGPAEDQDMLGEESSLGKPAMLHLPSEQGTPETLQRCLEENQELRDAIRQSNQMLRERCEELLHFQVSQREEKEFLMCKFQEARKLVERLSLEKLDLRRQREQALEDLEHLKKCQQQMAEDKASVKAQVTSLLGELQESQSRLEAATKERQTLEGRIRAVSEQVRQLESEREVLQQQHSVQVDQLRMQNQSVEAALRMERQAASEEKRKLAQLQAAYHQLFQDYDSHIKSSKGMQLEDLRQQLQQAEEALVAKQELIDKLKEEAEQHKIVMETVPVLKAQADIYKADFQAERHAREKLVERKELLQEQLEQLQREFNKLKVGCHESARIEDMRKRHVETSQPPLLPAPAHHSFHLALSNQRRSPPEEPPDFCCPKCQYQAPDMDTLQIHVMECIE; translated from the exons ACACTGTCTTGTTGGATGAGCAGGCACCTCTGGAAGAATCAGTTGAGTGAGATGGTGCAACCCAGTGGTGGCCCAGCAGAGGACCAGGACATGCTGGGTGAAGAATCTTCTCTGGGGAAGCCAGCAATGCTACATCTTCCTTCAGAGCAGGGTACTCCTGAGACCCTCCAGCGCTGTCTGGAAGAGAATCAAGAACTCCGAG ATGCTATCCGGCAGAGCAATCAGATGCTGAGGGAACGCTGTGAGGAGCTGCTGCATTTCCAGGTCAGCCAGCGGGAGGAGAAGGAGTTCCTCATGTGCAAATTCCAGGAAGCCAGGAAGCTGGTGGAGAGACTGAGCTTGGAGAAGCTTGACCTGCGGAGGCAGAGAGAACAGGCCTTAGAGGATTTGGAGCATCTGAAGAAATGCCAACAG CAGATGGCTGAGGACAAGGCCTCTGTGAAAGCTCAGGTGACATCATTGCTGGGGGAACTCCAGGAGAGCCAGAGTCGTTTGGAGGCTGCTACCAAGGAACGACAAACTTTAGAGGGAAG GATTCGAGCAGTTAGTGAGCAGGTCAGACAGCTGGAGAGTGAGCGGGAGGtgctgcagcagcagcacagtGTCCAGGTGGACCAACTGCGCATGCAGAACCAGAGTGTGGAGGCTGCCTTGCGAATGGAGCGACAGGCTGCTTCAGAGGAGAA GCGGAAGCTGGCTCAGTTGCAGGCAGCCTATCACCAACTCTTCCAAGACTATGACAGCCACATTAAGAGCAGCAAG GGCATGCAGCTGGAAGATCTGAGGCAGCAGCTCCAGCAAGCTGAGGAGGCCCTGGTAGCCAAACAGGAATTGATTGATAAGCTGAAAGAGGAAGCTGAGCAGCACAAGATTGTCATGGAGACCGTTCCAGTCTTGAAAGCCCAG GCGGACATCTACAAGGCTGACTTCCAAGCTGAGAGGCATGCCCGGGAGAAACTGGTGGAGAGGAAGGAGCTTTTGCAGGAGCAGTTGGAGCAGCTGCAGCGCGAGTTCAACAAGTTGAAAGTTGGCTGCCATGAGTCAGCCAG GATTGAGGATATGAGGAAGCGGCATGTAGAGACTTCCCAGCCCCCTTTACTCCCTGCTCCAG CTCACCACTCCTTTCATTTGGCCTTGTCCAACCAGCGGAGGAGCCCTCCTGAGGAACCACCTGACTTCTGTTGTCCCAAGTGCCAGTATCAGGCTCCTGATATGGACACTCTACAGATACATGTCATGGAGTGCATAGAGTAG
- the Ikbkg gene encoding NF-kappa-B essential modulator isoform X4, which translates to MYIGYCCDDQDTQTLSCWMSRHLWKNQLSEMVQPSGGPAEDQDMLGEESSLGKPAMLHLPSEQGTPETLQRCLEENQELRDAIRQSNQMLRERCEELLHFQVSQREEKEFLMCKFQEARKLVERLSLEKLDLRRQREQALEDLEHLKKCQQMAEDKASVKAQVTSLLGELQESQSRLEAATKERQTLEGRIRAVSEQVRQLESEREVLQQQHSVQVDQLRMQNQSVEAALRMERQAASEEKRKLAQLQAAYHQLFQDYDSHIKSSKGMQLEDLRQQLQQAEEALVAKQELIDKLKEEAEQHKIVMETVPVLKAQADIYKADFQAERHAREKLVERKELLQEQLEQLQREFNKLKVGCHESARIEDMRKRHVETSQPPLLPAPAHHSFHLALSNQRRSPPEEPPDFCCPKCQYQAPDMDTLQIHVMECIE; encoded by the exons ACACTGTCTTGTTGGATGAGCAGGCACCTCTGGAAGAATCAGTTGAGTGAGATGGTGCAACCCAGTGGTGGCCCAGCAGAGGACCAGGACATGCTGGGTGAAGAATCTTCTCTGGGGAAGCCAGCAATGCTACATCTTCCTTCAGAGCAGGGTACTCCTGAGACCCTCCAGCGCTGTCTGGAAGAGAATCAAGAACTCCGAG ATGCTATCCGGCAGAGCAATCAGATGCTGAGGGAACGCTGTGAGGAGCTGCTGCATTTCCAGGTCAGCCAGCGGGAGGAGAAGGAGTTCCTCATGTGCAAATTCCAGGAAGCCAGGAAGCTGGTGGAGAGACTGAGCTTGGAGAAGCTTGACCTGCGGAGGCAGAGAGAACAGGCCTTAGAGGATTTGGAGCATCTGAAGAAATGCCAACAG ATGGCTGAGGACAAGGCCTCTGTGAAAGCTCAGGTGACATCATTGCTGGGGGAACTCCAGGAGAGCCAGAGTCGTTTGGAGGCTGCTACCAAGGAACGACAAACTTTAGAGGGAAG GATTCGAGCAGTTAGTGAGCAGGTCAGACAGCTGGAGAGTGAGCGGGAGGtgctgcagcagcagcacagtGTCCAGGTGGACCAACTGCGCATGCAGAACCAGAGTGTGGAGGCTGCCTTGCGAATGGAGCGACAGGCTGCTTCAGAGGAGAA GCGGAAGCTGGCTCAGTTGCAGGCAGCCTATCACCAACTCTTCCAAGACTATGACAGCCACATTAAGAGCAGCAAG GGCATGCAGCTGGAAGATCTGAGGCAGCAGCTCCAGCAAGCTGAGGAGGCCCTGGTAGCCAAACAGGAATTGATTGATAAGCTGAAAGAGGAAGCTGAGCAGCACAAGATTGTCATGGAGACCGTTCCAGTCTTGAAAGCCCAG GCGGACATCTACAAGGCTGACTTCCAAGCTGAGAGGCATGCCCGGGAGAAACTGGTGGAGAGGAAGGAGCTTTTGCAGGAGCAGTTGGAGCAGCTGCAGCGCGAGTTCAACAAGTTGAAAGTTGGCTGCCATGAGTCAGCCAG GATTGAGGATATGAGGAAGCGGCATGTAGAGACTTCCCAGCCCCCTTTACTCCCTGCTCCAG CTCACCACTCCTTTCATTTGGCCTTGTCCAACCAGCGGAGGAGCCCTCCTGAGGAACCACCTGACTTCTGTTGTCCCAAGTGCCAGTATCAGGCTCCTGATATGGACACTCTACAGATACATGTCATGGAGTGCATAGAGTAG